One Sulfoacidibacillus ferrooxidans DNA window includes the following coding sequences:
- a CDS encoding TVP38/TMEM64 family protein, with product MNSQDSPYTQEQPVKTKKSTTIWWSIGTIVVGLMAIWVYFRYEHDVSSFIRHLGPFGVIGSIVLMALLCIIPFPAEFLMIIDMQIYGVWMGILYVWIGAMVGSYVTFLLAKHFGEGWIKKFVADKHLKKLNELVDKHGALGLFMARLIPLIPFVVLNYASAMLPEVGTWTYLWTTGLGIMPYDLGAALVFLGFSKKTLIWLIAGGVALVMIWVGALWLQHQSKKKEKTSIEHTSLTRTQSTRRKTHA from the coding sequence ATGAATTCACAAGACAGTCCCTATACACAAGAACAACCTGTAAAAACAAAAAAATCAACCACAATTTGGTGGTCGATCGGGACAATTGTTGTTGGACTCATGGCTATTTGGGTGTATTTTCGTTATGAGCATGATGTTTCATCATTTATTCGCCATTTAGGACCATTTGGAGTCATTGGTTCTATTGTGCTCATGGCTTTGTTGTGTATTATTCCCTTTCCCGCAGAATTTCTTATGATTATAGACATGCAAATTTACGGGGTTTGGATGGGGATTCTCTATGTATGGATCGGAGCTATGGTCGGTTCTTATGTTACTTTTTTACTTGCTAAGCATTTTGGAGAAGGCTGGATCAAAAAATTTGTAGCTGACAAACATCTCAAGAAACTCAATGAACTAGTTGATAAGCATGGAGCACTAGGACTTTTTATGGCTAGACTTATCCCCCTCATCCCATTTGTTGTTTTGAATTATGCATCTGCAATGTTGCCGGAAGTCGGTACTTGGACTTATCTATGGACAACAGGACTTGGTATCATGCCCTATGATCTAGGTGCCGCACTTGTATTCCTTGGATTTTCAAAGAAAACCCTTATATGGCTCATCGCAGGAGGAGTTGCACTGGTGATGATCTGGGTGGGTGCACTTTGGTTACAGCATCAATCAAAAAAGAAAGAAAAAACATCTATTGAGCACACATCGCTCACAAGAACTCAGAGCACACGACGTAAAACACATGCATGA
- a CDS encoding D-2-hydroxyacid dehydrogenase: protein MNDRMYTHANPYILVYHERAAALCAKELHNLGVTNIHIASSEEEVEPLLDQVEIIFCWKFPIRLFAKAPALKWVQLMGAGVDDVVLSRQLPKEVVLTRIIGQFGAAMAEYVFAHVLYQIKQLEMWRTQQQELIWKPKSVPLMRNKTMAIAGIGSIGQEVIRLGRAFGMRVIGLSKTSASAHWVDQHYSTNQWGEFVAKADIIVITLPHTAATQGVFNRKIFDQMKSDVIIVNVGRGAVLNEDDLVHFLQRHEQSVAILDVFNTEPLPKASPLWTMPNVVITPHISGPSSMVDVSVFFYENLQRYVQGDRLHGQVDVEAEY, encoded by the coding sequence ATGAATGATAGAATGTATACACACGCTAATCCTTACATACTTGTCTATCATGAACGCGCTGCTGCTTTATGTGCCAAGGAGTTGCACAATCTCGGTGTCACAAACATTCATATAGCAAGTTCTGAGGAAGAAGTAGAACCACTTCTGGATCAAGTAGAGATTATATTTTGCTGGAAGTTTCCGATAAGGTTATTCGCTAAAGCACCAGCTTTGAAATGGGTTCAATTGATGGGAGCAGGTGTAGATGATGTCGTTTTGTCGCGTCAATTACCGAAAGAAGTTGTACTAACGCGGATTATAGGTCAGTTTGGAGCAGCAATGGCAGAGTATGTGTTTGCACATGTACTTTACCAGATAAAGCAATTGGAGATGTGGCGTACTCAACAGCAAGAATTGATTTGGAAACCAAAAAGTGTACCTTTGATGCGCAATAAGACTATGGCTATAGCTGGCATTGGATCCATTGGTCAAGAAGTGATTCGATTGGGTAGAGCATTTGGTATGCGAGTTATTGGGTTAAGTAAAACAAGTGCCAGTGCCCATTGGGTAGATCAACACTATAGTACAAACCAATGGGGAGAATTCGTTGCGAAAGCAGATATTATCGTTATTACATTGCCACATACCGCAGCAACTCAGGGTGTTTTTAATCGAAAAATATTTGACCAGATGAAATCAGACGTAATCATTGTTAATGTAGGGCGTGGTGCAGTTTTAAACGAAGATGATCTGGTACATTTTTTACAAAGGCATGAACAAAGTGTGGCTATACTAGATGTTTTTAATACGGAGCCATTGCCAAAGGCAAGTCCATTATGGACAATGCCGAATGTGGTCATTACACCCCATATATCAGGTCCAAGCTCTATGGTAGATGTAAGTGTATTCTTTTATGAGAATCTTCAACGGTACGTACAGGGAGATCGACTACATGGACAGGTTGATGTAGAAGCAGAGTATTAA
- a CDS encoding NUDIX hydrolase, with the protein MSRHQGMWWQSFSVFMARILPSQLLKTMIYTLKKKYVIGVVAIVFNSNGELLILHHTYRKEFLWRLPGGLKEATETPFETVVRELQEEANLQVEPLFLVALAQATISLDVAVLCKVVSEGEFVANPEVSARKWVDPREFMHQLPSEQQGFVVEALRLRALGIMNWGDHYE; encoded by the coding sequence ATGAGCCGTCATCAGGGCATGTGGTGGCAATCTTTTAGCGTATTCATGGCGCGTATATTACCATCGCAGCTTTTGAAAACGATGATTTATACGCTAAAAAAGAAGTATGTGATCGGAGTTGTTGCTATTGTATTTAATTCCAATGGTGAGCTACTCATTCTTCATCATACGTATAGGAAGGAATTTTTGTGGCGTTTGCCAGGAGGATTAAAGGAAGCAACGGAAACGCCTTTTGAAACAGTCGTTCGTGAATTGCAAGAAGAGGCCAATCTCCAAGTGGAGCCCTTATTTTTAGTTGCTTTAGCACAAGCAACCATCAGTTTGGATGTGGCGGTGCTTTGTAAAGTGGTTAGTGAAGGGGAATTTGTTGCAAATCCAGAAGTGAGCGCACGAAAATGGGTAGATCCACGAGAGTTTATGCACCAGCTTCCTTCTGAGCAACAGGGGTTTGTAGTAGAGGCTTTACGCTTACGTGCGCTTGGTATAATGAATTGGGGTGATCACTATGAATGA
- a CDS encoding pyridoxal phosphate-dependent aminotransferase, whose translation MDSIVTHGGRMVDYEVIARKSRDDITDYSANINPYAPPASVTTAILQNIYKINDYPDPVSRRLRQIFSERYGVSKDCVFAANGASEVIDLFLRVLRPKRVVLLEPSFSEYAHAAKRNLIPIKKITMASDFCLPIYSIKDTLRKGDLLVINTPHNPSGRFYSRSELEVIYELILQCGAYAMIDEAFIDFVDGGEEHSSLPLVHSHIVVVRSLTKMYGIAGLRLGFGVADQKIVDHIVQMRDGWSVNLLAEEAGIAALQDHSFAMKTREWLREERNDCMKQLEKIHGVIVYPSSANFLLVDGSFGGLHVAKWQEKLTKIGFFVRDCASYGTFTPSVFRMAILHHHKNAILIDELASELSS comes from the coding sequence GTGGACTCAATCGTGACTCATGGCGGACGCATGGTTGACTATGAAGTGATAGCGAGAAAGTCGAGGGATGATATCACTGATTATAGTGCAAATATTAACCCGTACGCTCCACCAGCATCTGTGACAACAGCAATTTTACAAAATATTTATAAAATAAATGATTATCCAGATCCAGTTTCCAGGCGTTTGCGCCAAATATTTAGCGAGCGTTACGGTGTTTCAAAAGACTGCGTTTTTGCCGCAAATGGGGCATCAGAAGTGATTGATTTATTTTTGCGGGTTTTACGACCAAAGCGTGTTGTACTACTTGAACCTTCATTTTCGGAATATGCTCATGCTGCTAAAAGAAATCTCATACCGATAAAAAAAATAACTATGGCATCTGATTTTTGCTTGCCTATATATTCCATAAAGGATACGTTAAGGAAGGGGGATTTATTGGTCATTAATACCCCTCATAATCCTTCTGGTCGGTTTTACTCTCGCTCTGAGTTAGAGGTTATTTATGAGCTTATTTTGCAATGTGGTGCATATGCCATGATTGATGAAGCGTTTATTGATTTTGTGGATGGTGGAGAGGAACATTCCTCATTACCGTTAGTTCATTCGCATATCGTAGTGGTTAGATCTCTTACAAAAATGTACGGTATCGCAGGTTTGCGGCTAGGGTTTGGGGTTGCAGATCAAAAAATAGTGGATCACATCGTTCAGATGCGCGACGGTTGGAGTGTGAATCTATTAGCAGAGGAAGCTGGGATAGCAGCACTTCAGGATCATTCATTTGCTATGAAAACAAGAGAGTGGTTAAGAGAGGAACGTAATGATTGCATGAAACAATTGGAGAAAATACATGGCGTGATTGTATATCCATCCTCAGCCAACTTTTTGTTGGTTGATGGGAGTTTTGGTGGTCTTCATGTAGCTAAGTGGCAGGAAAAGTTAACGAAAATAGGTTTTTTTGTTAGAGATTGTGCATCTTATGGGACGTTTACACCAAGTGTATTTCGTATGGCTATCTTACATCATCATAAAAACGCTATATTGATTGATGAACTTGCTTCGGAGTTGTCCAGTTGA
- a CDS encoding EAL domain-containing protein, with protein MNQLSPHLETAWNEFKENGQLQLVFQPILRLETGQIIGYELLSRPSGANGKAMAIEELLTAAEAFEQLNDFDLFLLGRALDQLGRTPLAKMRFFVNVIPSTLQSKKLGQTLHAFVKRTKGAIPLVLEVCERTADPTVTPWSELLDPIRRLGIDIAIDDIGSGYAGLNRTVEIQPNWMKLDIGLVRGIDTNPMKAAMVASIVTFAKKLGSIHLIAEGIETQAEFNALRDLGVEYGQGYFLAKPLDRMLDHQVVALRSTPNRSILSVSFERYGVALAGFLDRTSIGHMTITALALDACHTLEHVIHAHKIEVFSLADHAAFSMTSDQEEERNEPYDTNDEVWLSLKGGRVHVSQKIQGLNDAYSLLHGCLSSVQVPIVVHEKLLGFLYCGFAKENQVQPNVIVVLKGFATAIGFGIVGNRVCKLGMIEELLK; from the coding sequence ATGAATCAGCTTTCTCCCCATCTGGAAACAGCATGGAACGAATTTAAAGAAAATGGCCAATTACAACTAGTGTTCCAACCTATTTTACGACTGGAAACTGGTCAAATTATCGGTTATGAACTGTTAAGCCGCCCATCTGGTGCCAATGGTAAAGCAATGGCTATTGAAGAATTACTGACAGCTGCAGAGGCTTTTGAACAGCTAAATGACTTTGATCTATTTTTACTTGGACGAGCACTTGACCAACTGGGTCGTACGCCATTAGCTAAGATGCGCTTTTTTGTGAATGTCATCCCTAGTACTTTGCAATCTAAAAAATTAGGGCAAACGTTGCATGCATTTGTTAAGCGAACCAAAGGAGCCATTCCACTTGTTCTTGAAGTGTGTGAGCGCACAGCAGATCCAACTGTTACACCTTGGTCAGAACTGCTAGACCCCATTCGCCGATTAGGTATTGACATTGCGATCGATGATATTGGTAGTGGGTACGCTGGATTAAATCGAACAGTAGAGATTCAGCCAAATTGGATGAAACTTGATATTGGACTTGTGCGTGGGATTGACACTAATCCCATGAAAGCAGCTATGGTTGCGAGTATTGTTACGTTTGCAAAGAAGCTTGGATCCATTCATTTGATTGCAGAGGGCATTGAAACTCAAGCGGAGTTTAATGCACTTCGCGATTTGGGAGTAGAGTATGGTCAGGGTTATTTTCTAGCAAAACCGTTAGATCGCATGCTTGATCATCAAGTAGTCGCGCTACGTTCAACGCCAAATCGATCGATCTTGTCTGTTTCTTTTGAACGATATGGTGTAGCCTTAGCTGGGTTTTTAGATCGAACAAGTATAGGTCACATGACGATAACAGCGCTTGCGTTAGATGCCTGTCATACACTAGAACATGTGATTCACGCTCATAAGATCGAAGTTTTTTCTCTGGCGGATCACGCGGCGTTCTCTATGACGTCAGATCAAGAAGAAGAGCGAAATGAACCCTATGACACGAATGATGAAGTATGGCTATCTTTAAAAGGTGGACGTGTTCATGTCTCCCAAAAGATACAAGGGTTGAATGATGCCTATAGTTTATTACATGGTTGCTTGTCCTCTGTACAAGTGCCTATAGTTGTTCATGAGAAGCTTTTGGGTTTTTTGTATTGTGGTTTTGCTAAAGAAAACCAAGTGCAGCCCAATGTGATTGTTGTGCTAAAAGGGTTTGCCACCGCAATCGGTTTCGGTATTGTTGGCAATCGGGTATGTAAGCTTGGCATGATAGAAGAGCTATTGAAGTAA
- a CDS encoding DUF2203 domain-containing protein, protein MNKHYYTVEEANRLLPQIKEQMENLRKSREELALMRLALVRKQKEQKDSASDFFTEEAQIEFSLLAARQQIDHLLSLSIEVKDIDRGLVDFLTKIDGKEAYLCWRDDEPSIQYWHGINEGYVGRKLI, encoded by the coding sequence ATGAACAAGCACTATTACACAGTAGAAGAAGCCAATCGATTACTCCCACAGATTAAAGAACAGATGGAGAACTTGAGAAAATCTCGCGAAGAACTTGCTCTTATGCGACTAGCACTCGTACGCAAACAAAAAGAACAAAAAGATTCTGCCTCAGATTTTTTTACTGAGGAAGCACAAATTGAATTCTCACTACTTGCTGCACGCCAGCAGATTGATCATCTGCTTTCACTCTCTATAGAAGTAAAAGATATCGATCGTGGATTAGTTGACTTTTTAACAAAAATCGACGGCAAAGAAGCTTATTTGTGCTGGCGTGATGATGAACCTTCTATTCAGTATTGGCATGGAATCAATGAAGGATATGTGGGGCGTAAATTAATCTAG
- a CDS encoding MBL fold metallo-hydrolase — MRIWRFTRNQLGTNTYVVSDDNGYGMVIDPSFSDMTEVLQLIAKESLHILYIVNTHCHFDHVLGNEELRSALQVPLLIHEQELPLLLSAHEKALEWLDLVVKTSKPDGYLVGGDVITIGSLHFTVLETPGHSPGGVCFYCEEEHTLFSGDTLFAGTVGRVDLEFANGPQLIRSLHEQLWPLPDETLVYPGHEDDTTIGEERAVNPYFHFA, encoded by the coding sequence ATGAGGATTTGGCGTTTTACCCGCAATCAACTAGGAACAAATACTTATGTCGTGAGTGACGATAACGGCTATGGCATGGTAATTGATCCTAGCTTTTCAGACATGACAGAAGTGCTTCAACTGATTGCAAAAGAATCATTGCATATTCTATATATTGTAAATACTCATTGTCATTTTGATCATGTTCTTGGCAATGAGGAGTTGCGAAGTGCATTGCAAGTTCCCTTATTGATTCATGAACAGGAGCTGCCATTGCTCCTATCTGCTCATGAAAAAGCATTAGAGTGGCTCGACCTGGTAGTGAAGACGAGTAAACCGGATGGTTATCTCGTTGGCGGGGATGTGATAACGATAGGTTCACTGCATTTTACTGTATTAGAAACGCCGGGTCATAGTCCAGGCGGGGTGTGTTTTTATTGTGAAGAGGAACATACTTTGTTTTCGGGGGATACGTTATTTGCAGGCACAGTTGGCCGAGTTGATCTAGAATTTGCGAATGGACCGCAATTAATTCGTTCTTTGCACGAGCAGTTGTGGCCACTTCCTGATGAAACACTCGTATATCCTGGTCATGAAGATGACACAACGATTGGTGAAGAGCGAGCGGTCAATCCCTATTTTCATTTTGCCTAA
- the dtd gene encoding D-aminoacyl-tRNA deacylase, with the protein MRVVLQRVKHAKVRVGHETVGEIENGLLLFVGFTHDDSEPDLTYMVDKIANLRIFEDEEGKMNDSLLDVGGSILSVSQFTLYGETRKGRRPNFMEAARPEVAEPLYERFNELLRDTGMFIRTGKFGAMMEVELVNDGPVTLTLDTDHL; encoded by the coding sequence ATGCGGGTAGTCTTGCAACGAGTGAAGCATGCAAAAGTACGTGTAGGGCACGAAACGGTAGGAGAGATTGAAAACGGGTTATTATTATTTGTAGGATTTACTCATGATGATTCGGAACCAGACTTAACGTATATGGTTGATAAAATTGCTAATTTACGTATTTTTGAAGATGAAGAAGGAAAGATGAATGACTCACTATTAGATGTCGGCGGATCCATCCTGTCAGTTTCGCAGTTCACTTTATACGGAGAGACGCGTAAGGGAAGGCGGCCTAACTTTATGGAGGCGGCTCGTCCAGAAGTTGCAGAGCCTCTATATGAACGTTTTAATGAGCTATTGCGTGACACAGGTATGTTTATTCGTACGGGTAAGTTTGGAGCCATGATGGAAGTTGAATTAGTTAACGATGGGCCTGTTACGCTTACACTAGATACTGATCATCTATAA
- a CDS encoding RelA/SpoT family protein gives MDDDHSKEPPIQADDEQDEGIDLEQPLTDEEAKSALQVLCDKAPYLTEDDKKLLRRAYIYAELHHRGQKRSSGEAYIMHPVSVAGILAGLKLDAGTLAAALLHDVVEDTKVTDEEVERQFGQEIARLVDGVTKLKRLRFETREEQQAENLRKMFLAMAKDIRVALIRLADRLHNMRTLKYRPLEKQRKTAEETLEIFAPLAHRLGMSTIKWELEDISLRFLDPQQYYRIAHLMAKKREEREHYIQQVIVDLHAKLEELSVRADLSGRAKHIYSIYKKMTVMHKEFNEIYDLFAVRVIVDSVKDCYAVLGIVHTMWKPVPGRFKDYIAMPKPNLYQSLHTTVIGPNGEPIEIQIRTWEMHRTAEYGIAAHWIYKETTYQNKDKENNVTIPDKNPLVSSSLMPSVQTTFARKLGWFREVIEWQQDFRDAQEFMETLKMDLFTDQVFVFTPKGDVIELPSGSCPIDFAYRIHTDVGNRCVGAKVNGRIVTLDTRLRTGDIVEVLTSKLSYGPSRDWLNIAQTSQARAKIRMWFKRERRDENIEKGRDLIEREITKQKLDVHAVMSNHLPEILSKFNFTKADDLYASVGYGGLSAVQIMTRIAERMKKTDQTVDSVSNYQLSPPQEREQKKKQHGNKGHTGVRVKGLDNLLTRFSRCCNPVPGDDIIGFITRGRGVSVHRKDCPNVLAMIDEGSRMIEVEWESAIGQSYNVDIEVTALDRRGLINEVMNAVVETKTDITAVMGKSDRRRMATIHLSISIRNVDHLQTVVDRIKRIKDIYAVRRVIQ, from the coding sequence ATGGACGACGATCATTCAAAAGAACCGCCTATTCAAGCGGACGATGAGCAAGATGAAGGTATAGATCTTGAACAACCCTTAACAGATGAGGAAGCGAAGTCTGCGTTACAAGTGCTCTGCGATAAGGCGCCTTATCTGACGGAAGATGATAAAAAACTATTGCGACGGGCTTATATTTACGCAGAGTTACATCATCGTGGGCAAAAGCGCAGTTCTGGTGAAGCATACATTATGCACCCGGTATCCGTAGCAGGAATTTTGGCTGGATTAAAACTTGATGCAGGTACGCTTGCGGCGGCTCTCTTGCATGATGTTGTCGAGGATACGAAAGTCACGGATGAAGAAGTGGAACGCCAATTTGGGCAAGAGATTGCTCGTCTAGTAGACGGCGTTACAAAGTTAAAGCGGTTGCGGTTTGAAACACGCGAGGAACAACAGGCGGAAAATTTACGCAAGATGTTTTTGGCGATGGCTAAAGATATTCGAGTCGCGCTGATTCGCTTGGCTGATCGTTTGCACAATATGCGCACATTAAAGTACAGACCGTTAGAAAAACAGCGCAAGACGGCAGAAGAAACGCTAGAAATTTTCGCACCACTTGCTCATCGGCTGGGGATGTCGACGATCAAATGGGAACTGGAAGATATATCTCTACGTTTCTTGGATCCCCAACAATATTATCGAATTGCCCATTTGATGGCAAAAAAACGTGAAGAACGAGAGCATTATATTCAACAAGTCATTGTTGATTTACATGCTAAGTTAGAGGAACTGAGTGTACGAGCAGATCTTTCAGGACGCGCCAAACATATTTATAGTATTTATAAAAAAATGACGGTCATGCACAAAGAATTTAATGAAATATATGATCTATTTGCAGTGCGTGTCATTGTCGACTCGGTGAAAGATTGTTATGCGGTACTGGGTATTGTGCATACGATGTGGAAACCAGTTCCAGGCCGATTTAAAGATTACATTGCGATGCCAAAGCCAAATTTATATCAGAGTCTACATACAACAGTGATTGGTCCGAACGGTGAACCTATTGAAATTCAAATTCGGACGTGGGAAATGCATCGCACAGCCGAGTATGGGATTGCTGCGCATTGGATTTATAAAGAAACTACGTACCAGAATAAAGACAAGGAAAACAATGTAACTATACCCGATAAAAATCCGCTGGTCTCTTCTAGCCTTATGCCCTCGGTGCAAACGACGTTTGCGAGAAAACTTGGGTGGTTTCGCGAAGTGATCGAATGGCAACAGGATTTTCGCGATGCGCAAGAATTTATGGAAACACTTAAAATGGATTTATTTACTGACCAAGTCTTTGTTTTTACTCCTAAAGGTGATGTGATTGAACTCCCCTCGGGTTCTTGTCCTATTGACTTCGCTTATCGCATCCATACGGATGTTGGCAACCGATGCGTAGGCGCTAAGGTAAATGGGCGCATAGTAACATTAGATACGAGATTGCGGACCGGGGATATTGTGGAAGTTCTCACCTCCAAATTATCGTATGGTCCGAGTCGCGACTGGCTCAATATTGCGCAAACGTCACAAGCGCGCGCTAAAATACGCATGTGGTTTAAGCGTGAGCGGCGGGATGAAAATATTGAAAAAGGCCGCGACTTGATTGAACGCGAAATTACTAAGCAAAAACTTGATGTGCATGCAGTGATGAGTAATCATTTGCCTGAAATCCTAAGTAAATTTAATTTTACGAAGGCAGACGATCTATATGCATCTGTTGGATATGGCGGATTATCTGCGGTACAAATCATGACGCGCATCGCAGAGCGTATGAAAAAAACAGATCAAACGGTAGATTCAGTCTCAAATTATCAGTTATCTCCGCCACAAGAACGCGAGCAGAAAAAGAAACAACATGGTAATAAAGGACATACAGGGGTTCGTGTTAAGGGTCTAGATAATTTATTAACGCGCTTTTCAAGGTGCTGTAATCCAGTTCCAGGTGATGATATTATTGGGTTCATCACGCGCGGTCGTGGTGTATCCGTACACCGCAAGGATTGCCCAAATGTGCTTGCCATGATCGATGAAGGCAGTCGTATGATTGAAGTGGAGTGGGAAAGTGCAATTGGACAATCCTACAATGTCGATATAGAAGTGACTGCACTTGATCGCCGAGGTCTCATTAACGAAGTCATGAATGCTGTGGTTGAAACTAAAACAGATATCACTGCTGTGATGGGAAAATCAGATCGTAGGCGAATGGCAACGATTCATTTAAGTATCTCGATTCGCAATGTGGATCATCTACAAACAGTGGTCGATCGGATTAAACGCATAAAAGATATCTATGCTGTACGACGCGTGATCCAGTAG
- a CDS encoding adenine phosphoribosyltransferase: protein MDLVQLQHKIRVVHDFPEPGISFKDITTLLCDGESFQYAVQQISEFGRPRDVDLVVGPEARGFVLGAPTAYALGVGFVPIRKPGKLPGETIRKDYQLEYGHDGLEMHADAIKPGQRVFIVDDLLATGGTIQSCIDLVLRAGGIVVGLGFLIELQYLEGRKHLAGYETFSLLQYAD, encoded by the coding sequence GTGGATTTAGTACAATTGCAACATAAAATTCGAGTTGTTCATGATTTTCCGGAGCCGGGAATTAGTTTTAAGGATATTACTACACTTTTATGTGATGGTGAGAGCTTTCAATATGCGGTGCAACAAATTTCGGAATTCGGAAGACCACGTGATGTGGATTTAGTAGTAGGACCTGAAGCGCGCGGCTTTGTGCTCGGTGCACCTACTGCGTATGCACTTGGTGTGGGGTTTGTGCCCATTCGAAAACCAGGGAAATTACCTGGGGAAACGATTCGAAAAGATTATCAATTAGAATATGGACATGATGGTTTAGAGATGCATGCAGATGCGATTAAGCCCGGCCAACGTGTGTTTATTGTTGATGATCTACTTGCCACAGGTGGAACCATTCAGTCGTGTATTGATCTTGTTTTGCGTGCAGGTGGAATTGTAGTCGGACTTGGCTTTCTCATTGAGCTACAGTATTTAGAAGGGCGTAAGCACCTCGCAGGATATGAAACGTTTTCACTACTTCAATATGCGGATTAG
- a CDS encoding cation diffusion facilitator family transporter has product MIETQRENERQSRKLAYYSLLLNIVLTAVKGIVGVVAHSDALLADAAHSGADVAGSIAVLIGIRVARRPADADHPYGHGKAEEIAASLVAIMLILAGLDVVYSSIRGFITLSTAPDSIALYTALAAMVAKEIMYRYQMRVANKVNSPALHAGAADHRSDVYSSLAAAVGIMLALIGKWNHIHLLLLADPIAGFFVAIVVVHIGYQLARESYRALMEQVLDANSTVEMLDVAKGVAGVLRIDDLRARTFGSYLVVDIKLSVDGESTVIAGHRVAKEVKYQMMKSFPNVEDVFVHVNPYYSEE; this is encoded by the coding sequence GTGATCGAGACCCAGCGCGAGAATGAACGCCAATCAAGAAAATTAGCTTACTACAGCTTGCTACTCAATATTGTTTTAACAGCTGTAAAAGGGATCGTAGGGGTGGTCGCCCACAGCGATGCGCTTTTGGCTGACGCTGCCCATAGTGGTGCAGACGTGGCTGGGTCGATCGCAGTACTAATTGGGATACGCGTAGCAAGGCGACCGGCTGATGCGGATCATCCGTATGGACATGGCAAGGCAGAAGAAATTGCAGCAAGTTTAGTAGCTATTATGTTAATTTTGGCGGGGCTCGATGTGGTATATTCATCGATAAGAGGATTTATTACTCTTTCCACTGCGCCTGACAGTATTGCATTATATACGGCACTTGCAGCTATGGTTGCCAAAGAGATCATGTACCGCTATCAAATGAGAGTGGCAAACAAGGTCAATTCGCCTGCATTACATGCCGGTGCTGCAGATCACCGATCAGATGTGTACTCGTCCCTTGCAGCCGCAGTCGGTATCATGCTCGCTCTCATTGGTAAATGGAATCATATTCACCTACTGTTGTTAGCTGATCCGATTGCCGGATTCTTTGTAGCTATAGTTGTTGTTCACATTGGCTATCAATTGGCGAGAGAATCATACCGTGCGCTCATGGAACAGGTACTGGATGCGAATTCCACGGTCGAGATGTTAGACGTTGCGAAAGGCGTAGCAGGGGTGTTGCGCATTGACGATTTGCGCGCACGCACATTTGGCTCTTATTTGGTGGTCGATATTAAACTTAGCGTAGATGGAGAGTCTACGGTGATTGCTGGTCACCGCGTAGCAAAAGAAGTAAAATATCAGATGATGAAGAGCTTTCCGAATGTGGAGGATGTCTTCGTGCATGTGAATCCTTATTATAGCGAGGAGTAA